Proteins co-encoded in one Thermomicrobiales bacterium genomic window:
- a CDS encoding ABC transporter permease, which yields MVSQTAEIIRYRSLIGNLVAKDLKVRYKSSMLGFFWSLLNPLLMMMVFTFVFTKLLGETIPHFPVFVLIGLLSWNWTSTSIAAGTTSLVDNASLINKVYFPRILLPISVVASNMANYILALPVILVAMLVAGMDFTPWILYVPVIILVQMTFLIGAVLILSAVHIYFRDTTVLVEVGLLAWFFMTPIFYSVEDVAPNYVSLMYRVNPMASIIAELHTVLYYGGVPDPFFMARTFVTALVMVVVGYLLFNRVSRQLGERL from the coding sequence ATGGTATCGCAGACAGCCGAGATCATCCGCTACCGAAGCCTCATCGGCAACCTTGTCGCCAAGGACCTCAAGGTCCGCTACAAGTCGTCCATGCTTGGCTTCTTCTGGTCACTCCTCAACCCGCTGCTGATGATGATGGTGTTCACCTTTGTCTTCACCAAGCTGCTCGGCGAGACCATCCCGCATTTCCCTGTCTTCGTGCTGATCGGCCTGCTTTCCTGGAACTGGACATCCACGAGTATTGCGGCCGGCACGACCTCGCTGGTGGATAACGCCTCGTTGATCAACAAGGTCTATTTCCCGCGCATCCTCCTGCCGATCTCCGTCGTCGCCTCCAACATGGCCAACTACATCCTTGCCCTGCCGGTCATCCTGGTTGCCATGCTGGTTGCCGGGATGGACTTCACCCCATGGATCCTCTACGTTCCGGTCATCATCCTCGTCCAGATGACGTTCCTCATCGGCGCGGTGCTGATCCTCTCAGCCGTCCACATCTACTTCCGCGACACCACTGTCCTCGTCGAGGTCGGATTGTTGGCCTGGTTCTTCATGACGCCAATTTTCTATAGCGTTGAAGATGTCGCTCCGAATTATGTCTCGTTGATGTATCGAGTGAACCCGATGGCCTCGATCATCGCCGAGCTTCACACCGTCCTGTACTATGGTGGCGTTCCGGATCCTTTCTTCATGGCCCGCACGTTTGTGACGGCGCTGGTGATGGTTGTCGTCGGCTATCTGCTGTTCAACCGGGTCAGCCGACAGCTGGGAGAACGCCTCTGA
- a CDS encoding serine hydrolase has translation MTPTTATTTGAAGPTLMAIDPAALQSTIDSLMAGVSGVTAVEIENPDGSMLAAWNAGEQIEAASLYKLGIMVETYRQRDAGMLTFDDQIVLQDYHFSEGSDVFSEDEVGMTTDVGTLLQAMITVSSNVAATALLEYVGTDNVNATMASLGLSSTEIRWYPGPSGTVRQPGTDRQLLTVRPDVRANAAMNVTSAADMASLFRMLLAGEVVDAEASREMLDLLARQEINDRLPAYLPAGTVVAHKTGNLDGLMHDAGIIYAPTGPVIVVVMTEDVDDAASTDLIAQIGLLAYETHQ, from the coding sequence ATGACTCCGACCACGGCTACGACAACGGGCGCCGCCGGCCCAACCCTGATGGCGATCGACCCGGCGGCGTTGCAATCCACCATCGACTCGCTCATGGCTGGAGTTTCCGGAGTGACGGCGGTGGAGATAGAGAATCCGGATGGCTCGATGCTGGCAGCCTGGAACGCGGGCGAGCAGATCGAGGCGGCGTCGCTCTACAAGTTGGGGATCATGGTCGAGACATACCGCCAGCGCGATGCCGGGATGCTGACGTTCGACGACCAGATCGTCCTGCAGGATTATCACTTCTCTGAGGGGAGTGATGTCTTTTCAGAAGACGAGGTTGGGATGACGACCGACGTTGGAACCCTCCTCCAAGCAATGATCACCGTATCGAGCAACGTTGCGGCGACTGCGTTGCTGGAGTATGTCGGGACCGACAACGTCAACGCGACGATGGCGTCACTTGGTCTGTCCAGCACAGAGATCCGCTGGTATCCGGGTCCGTCTGGCACAGTCCGGCAACCCGGGACAGACCGGCAATTACTAACGGTGCGGCCGGATGTCCGCGCGAACGCGGCAATGAACGTGACCTCGGCCGCCGACATGGCGTCGCTGTTTCGGATGCTGCTGGCCGGAGAGGTTGTTGACGCGGAGGCGAGTCGCGAGATGCTCGACCTGCTGGCTCGACAGGAGATCAACGATCGGTTACCCGCCTACTTACCGGCTGGGACGGTCGTGGCGCACAAGACTGGCAATCTGGACGGGCTGATGCACGACGCAGGCATTATCTACGCGCCGACCGGCCCGGTGATTGTCGTTGTCATGACCGAGGATGTTGACGACGCTGCCTCGACCGACCTGATCGCTCAGATCGGGCTACTGGCGTACGAGACGCATCAATAG
- a CDS encoding nitroreductase family deazaflavin-dependent oxidoreductase, which yields MTDTARDPRQSLARWADEPYAYLTTTGRLTGQPHRIEIWFAVRDGRVYVLSGGRDRSDWVRNLQANARVTIELGDETHAGVARILEAGAPDDLLARELLVSKYREGDNLDDWGRTSLALTIDI from the coding sequence ATGACCGACACCGCGCGAGACCCACGCCAATCGCTGGCGCGATGGGCCGACGAACCGTACGCATATCTGACGACAACCGGACGACTGACTGGCCAGCCACATCGCATCGAGATCTGGTTTGCCGTGCGCGATGGGCGCGTGTATGTCCTTTCCGGAGGTCGCGACCGATCCGACTGGGTGCGAAATCTGCAGGCGAACGCGCGGGTCACCATCGAGCTTGGTGATGAGACGCACGCTGGCGTCGCCCGGATCCTTGAGGCAGGCGCCCCCGACGACCTGCTCGCGCGCGAGCTGCTGGTCAGCAAGTACCGGGAGGGTGACAACCTCGACGACTGGGGCCGCACCTCGCTCGCTTTGACGATCGATATCTGA
- a CDS encoding MFS transporter — MLETDHEVEPQIVKRAGRIRGSAALAAWQYPSYRRYFWVQALAMGGRSLQTTLVGFIVYDLTGSDFLLGLISFMNMVPQLILGPVVGVVVDRFDRRLILSIQLSIQGIGLGVLGVFALLGWLTVPTIAATVVIMGVASAFSYPASSSLLPSLVPIRALQSAIAVNAMVGNVSRVAIPAGVGFLVDATGVAAALLLGIGLYGPAAVLVLMVPLMAAAVRVSTATGPLEPAARPSVVGDLREAVAYIRANRMLRAALANDVVPYLFGMSHTALLPAIASSTLGGSAGTLGLLFAVSGAGAMLGTIVAGALTGRGVRGATIIVGTVGSGIGLLVVALSDTRPAIMAGLFVTGLFQMLYIIQNDTLVQTFAEDRFRGRAVAAQSMVNGLMPIGFLLLGAIAQFTSTAIAFAVAGVMLILAGFWTILLRPVMRDLR; from the coding sequence GTGCTTGAGACTGACCATGAAGTCGAGCCACAGATCGTCAAGCGCGCCGGCCGTATTCGCGGCTCGGCCGCGCTGGCTGCCTGGCAATATCCATCCTACCGCCGGTACTTCTGGGTCCAGGCGTTGGCGATGGGTGGCCGGTCGCTCCAGACGACCCTTGTGGGCTTCATCGTCTACGATCTTACGGGCAGTGACTTCCTTCTCGGCCTCATCTCATTCATGAATATGGTCCCACAGCTGATTCTCGGCCCGGTCGTCGGTGTCGTTGTCGACCGATTCGATCGCCGCCTGATTCTGTCCATTCAACTTTCCATCCAGGGTATCGGCCTTGGCGTGCTCGGGGTTTTCGCGCTGCTTGGCTGGTTGACGGTTCCCACCATCGCGGCGACCGTCGTGATCATGGGCGTTGCGAGCGCGTTCAGCTACCCGGCCAGCTCGTCACTGTTGCCCAGCCTTGTTCCGATTCGCGCGCTCCAGAGCGCCATTGCCGTCAATGCCATGGTTGGCAACGTCTCGCGCGTCGCGATCCCGGCTGGTGTCGGCTTTCTCGTCGACGCGACCGGGGTCGCGGCTGCGCTGCTTCTCGGAATAGGCCTCTACGGTCCGGCTGCCGTTCTCGTGCTGATGGTGCCGCTGATGGCGGCTGCCGTCCGCGTCTCGACAGCCACTGGTCCGCTGGAGCCGGCCGCGCGTCCATCCGTCGTTGGTGATTTACGCGAGGCAGTCGCATATATCCGGGCAAATCGGATGCTCCGCGCCGCCTTGGCAAACGACGTGGTCCCGTATCTCTTTGGTATGTCCCATACGGCGCTCTTGCCAGCGATCGCCAGTAGCACTCTCGGCGGCAGTGCCGGAACCCTCGGCCTGCTCTTCGCCGTCAGCGGCGCAGGCGCTATGCTTGGCACGATCGTCGCGGGCGCCCTGACTGGCCGTGGCGTTCGTGGCGCGACAATCATCGTCGGCACGGTCGGATCCGGTATTGGCCTGCTCGTCGTCGCGCTCTCGGATACCCGGCCGGCGATCATGGCCGGCCTCTTTGTCACCGGCCTGTTCCAGATGCTCTACATCATCCAGAACGACACCCTCGTCCAGACCTTCGCCGAGGATCGCTTCCGGGGTCGCGCTGTCGCTGCCCAGTCGATGGTCAATGGCCTGATGCCGATCGGGTTTCTGCTCCTGGGCGCAATCGCCCAGTTCACCAGCACCGCCATCGCGTTCGCTGTTGCCGGCGTCATGCTCATCCTTGCCGGCTTCTGGACCATCCTCCTGCGCCCTGTAATGCGTGACTTGCGTTGA
- a CDS encoding RNA methyltransferase — translation MSGTGSQPRAWLRRVRALRDRRVREQEGVCVVEGIRQVLSAIDGGHEVEALLVDPAKLRSEVAWESIQRAVEGGAMLVELPTRDMERVSARDNPVGLVAVIRWAPLPLDALAIDSDAIILVADDVHDPGNLGTIARATDAAGARAMVVLGGADPTHPSALRASLGTMFLLPIHVARSHDELFEWVAGRCRTVATSAHATGDVWTTALHPPVAIVVGNEATGLDAATVARCDLTTRIPMLGTATSLNVAVAAGVLLYEARRQASL, via the coding sequence ATGAGTGGCACTGGGAGTCAGCCACGCGCCTGGCTCCGACGCGTCCGCGCCCTCCGCGACCGCCGCGTGCGGGAGCAGGAGGGCGTCTGCGTCGTCGAGGGTATCCGCCAGGTTCTGTCGGCGATCGATGGCGGGCATGAGGTCGAGGCGCTCCTGGTCGATCCCGCCAAACTCCGCAGCGAAGTCGCATGGGAGTCCATCCAGCGCGCCGTTGAGGGCGGCGCGATGCTGGTCGAGCTTCCGACCCGGGACATGGAGCGTGTCTCCGCGCGGGATAACCCGGTCGGCCTTGTCGCTGTTATCCGCTGGGCGCCGCTGCCCCTCGACGCGCTCGCAATCGATAGCGACGCGATCATCCTCGTGGCCGATGACGTTCACGACCCTGGCAACCTCGGCACAATTGCTCGCGCCACCGACGCGGCCGGCGCTCGGGCGATGGTCGTCCTCGGCGGCGCTGACCCGACCCACCCGTCCGCCCTCCGCGCCAGTCTCGGAACGATGTTCTTGCTCCCGATCCACGTCGCCCGGTCGCACGACGAGCTCTTCGAGTGGGTTGCCGGCCGATGTCGCACCGTCGCCACCTCGGCCCACGCGACAGGTGATGTCTGGACAACCGCTCTGCATCCGCCTGTTGCCATCGTCGTTGGGAATGAGGCGACTGGTCTCGATGCAGCCACGGTCGCGCGTTGTGATCTCACGACCCGCATCCCAATGCTCGGCACGGCCACCTCGCTCAATGTCGCCGTTGCCGCCGGCGTGCTGCTCTACGAAGCCCGTCGCCAGGCGAGCCTCTAG
- a CDS encoding M20/M25/M40 family metallo-hydrolase — protein sequence MTDDILAAIDRHIEEHLDDYIADLALLCKLPSVAAQSLAIDETAEATRALLEKYGVAARLMPTDGNPVVYGEAAGDSDQTVLCYNHYDVQPAEPLELWDSEPFDAQVRDGHIWGRGVGDDKGHIICRLAAIDALRAVTGSLPCGVKFMIEGEEEIGSVNLDPFIAANADLFKSDGCLWEFGGVDYDDRPQIFAGMRGDLYVELRARTANRDAHSGLGGSMFPNAAWRLTWALATLKGQDERIRIPGWYDDVREASARDMELLAALPDESERLKSTYELSGFLLDAEGLELKRRGLFEPTCTISGLSSGYQGPGSKTVLPAEAMAKVDFRLVPNQSAADLIEKLKAHLVAEGFGDIEVIQHGGYDAARVDPDDPFVTLVAETAWDVYDRPAIVSPTSGGSGPMDSFVRHIGVPVANVGIGYPDSAAHAPNENVRIADFVNGIRQTARVFHRIGNQPE from the coding sequence GTGACCGACGATATCCTGGCCGCGATCGACCGCCACATCGAGGAGCATCTCGACGATTACATCGCCGATCTCGCCCTGCTCTGCAAGCTGCCGAGCGTCGCCGCACAGTCGCTCGCGATCGACGAGACGGCCGAGGCCACACGCGCGTTGCTGGAGAAATACGGCGTCGCCGCGCGGCTGATGCCGACCGACGGCAACCCGGTTGTCTACGGCGAGGCTGCCGGTGACTCGGACCAGACTGTCCTCTGCTACAACCACTATGATGTCCAGCCGGCCGAGCCGCTCGAACTGTGGGATTCCGAGCCATTCGACGCCCAGGTTCGCGACGGGCATATCTGGGGCCGTGGCGTCGGTGACGACAAGGGCCACATCATCTGCCGCCTCGCCGCCATCGACGCGCTTCGCGCCGTCACTGGCAGCCTGCCTTGCGGCGTGAAGTTCATGATTGAGGGCGAGGAGGAGATCGGCTCCGTCAACCTTGACCCGTTCATTGCCGCAAACGCCGACCTGTTCAAGTCCGACGGGTGCCTCTGGGAGTTCGGCGGCGTCGACTACGACGACCGGCCGCAGATCTTCGCCGGCATGCGCGGTGACCTGTATGTCGAGCTTCGCGCGCGAACTGCCAACCGCGATGCGCACTCCGGGCTCGGTGGCTCGATGTTCCCGAACGCCGCCTGGCGGCTCACCTGGGCGCTCGCGACTCTCAAGGGCCAGGACGAACGCATTCGTATCCCCGGCTGGTACGACGATGTCCGCGAGGCCAGCGCCCGCGACATGGAGCTGCTGGCTGCCCTGCCCGACGAATCCGAACGGCTCAAGTCCACCTACGAGCTCTCCGGCTTCCTGCTCGATGCCGAGGGTCTGGAACTGAAGCGTCGTGGGCTTTTCGAGCCGACCTGCACCATCTCCGGTCTCTCCAGTGGCTATCAGGGGCCGGGGTCGAAGACTGTCCTGCCGGCGGAAGCAATGGCCAAGGTGGACTTCCGCCTCGTTCCGAACCAGAGCGCCGCAGACCTGATCGAGAAGCTCAAGGCGCACCTCGTTGCCGAGGGATTCGGTGACATCGAGGTGATCCAGCATGGCGGCTACGACGCGGCGCGTGTCGACCCCGACGATCCGTTCGTCACCCTCGTCGCCGAGACCGCCTGGGATGTCTACGACCGGCCGGCCATCGTCTCCCCGACCAGCGGTGGCTCCGGCCCGATGGACTCGTTCGTCCGCCACATCGGCGTGCCGGTGGCCAACGTCGGCATTGGCTACCCTGATTCCGCGGCGCACGCGCCGAATGAGAACGTCCGCATCGCGGATTTCGTCAACGGTATCCGCCAGACAGCCCGCGTCTTCCACCGCATCGGCAACCAGCCGGAATGA
- a CDS encoding quinone-dependent dihydroorotate dehydrogenase: MYECVYRTVIARGDAERAHHLTVAAMAAAGRTPGGVAALGAFAPPADDRLRQRLWGLPFANPLGVAAGLDKDGQAVIALHALGFGHVEVGTVTLRPQAGNPKPRVWRAVDERALVNAMGFPSDGAAAVRARLIGLRPAGVVGINIGKNRDTPIEQAVEDYAALVAALFDIANYVAVNVSSPNTPGLRSLQTAGELLRILDAVNGANTEAAALAGLRPRPVLVKIAPDLTDTEVEAVAEAALEGGASGIIATNTTTSRAGLPDRFGELPGGTSGKPLRERANAVCRLLYQRVGGRLPIVGVGGIMTGADAVERVRAGASLVQVYTGFTYAGPRFAESLLGALSADADARGWHDIGAVVGSDA; this comes from the coding sequence GTGTACGAGTGCGTGTATCGAACGGTGATTGCGCGGGGGGATGCGGAGCGGGCGCATCATCTGACGGTCGCGGCGATGGCGGCGGCGGGGCGGACGCCAGGCGGAGTGGCAGCGCTGGGAGCGTTCGCGCCGCCGGCGGACGACCGGCTGCGGCAGCGCCTCTGGGGGCTACCATTCGCCAACCCGCTAGGCGTCGCGGCAGGGCTCGACAAGGACGGGCAGGCGGTTATCGCGCTGCATGCCCTCGGGTTCGGGCATGTCGAGGTCGGGACAGTGACGTTGCGACCGCAGGCAGGGAACCCGAAGCCGAGAGTCTGGCGAGCGGTCGATGAGCGAGCGCTGGTCAATGCAATGGGGTTCCCCAGCGACGGCGCGGCGGCGGTTCGGGCGAGGCTGATCGGGCTGCGGCCGGCCGGCGTTGTCGGCATCAACATCGGCAAGAACCGCGACACACCGATCGAGCAGGCGGTCGAGGACTACGCGGCGCTGGTGGCGGCACTCTTCGACATCGCGAACTACGTCGCCGTCAACGTGTCGTCTCCGAACACGCCGGGATTACGCTCGCTCCAGACAGCGGGGGAGTTGCTGCGCATTCTCGACGCAGTGAATGGGGCCAATACTGAAGCGGCGGCGCTGGCGGGTCTGCGACCGCGACCGGTGCTGGTGAAGATCGCGCCGGACCTGACAGACACTGAGGTCGAAGCGGTTGCCGAGGCGGCGCTCGAAGGCGGGGCGAGCGGCATCATCGCGACGAACACGACGACGAGCCGGGCAGGGCTGCCGGACCGGTTTGGCGAACTGCCGGGTGGGACGAGCGGCAAGCCGCTACGGGAGCGCGCGAATGCGGTCTGCCGGCTGCTGTATCAGCGGGTCGGCGGGCGGTTGCCGATCGTTGGTGTCGGCGGGATCATGACCGGCGCGGACGCGGTGGAGCGGGTACGGGCCGGGGCGTCGCTGGTGCAGGTGTATACAGGGTTCACGTACGCGGGGCCGCGGTTTGCGGAGTCGCTGCTCGGTGCGCTATCGGCGGACGCGGATGCGCGGGGTTGGCATGACATCGGCGCGGTGGTCGGGTCGGACGCATAG
- a CDS encoding redoxin domain-containing protein, whose translation MRQHYWELRGLGIELVAAANDTPETNRDLRERYDLPFMILSDENANVAEAYGSLHENDSTRPRISRVSMFIIRPADEGSTIAWEYVGPTSRHRVAPSRLSQEIQTYLGMRHQTVSVIVPSAWQVERVIAGFQDPPFGLYRTPAEINEPGVMVYRDYMRELAMQAHGEVFRLQSSGWTLAAVSPEMDGDIAVGQRYVFTRDGG comes from the coding sequence TTGCGACAGCACTACTGGGAACTGCGCGGTCTGGGAATCGAACTGGTGGCAGCGGCGAACGACACGCCGGAGACGAATCGCGACCTACGCGAACGGTATGACCTGCCGTTCATGATTCTGAGCGACGAGAACGCGAACGTCGCCGAGGCGTATGGGTCGCTCCACGAAAATGATTCGACCCGACCGCGGATTTCGCGAGTGTCGATGTTCATCATCCGGCCGGCCGACGAAGGCTCGACCATTGCCTGGGAGTATGTCGGGCCAACCTCGCGGCACCGCGTCGCACCATCCCGACTGAGTCAGGAGATTCAGACCTACCTGGGCATGCGTCATCAGACGGTGAGCGTGATCGTGCCCTCGGCATGGCAGGTGGAACGGGTGATCGCGGGATTCCAGGATCCTCCGTTCGGACTCTACCGGACGCCTGCCGAGATCAACGAGCCAGGTGTGATGGTCTACCGCGACTACATGCGCGAGCTGGCCATGCAGGCCCACGGGGAGGTATTCCGACTGCAGAGCAGCGGCTGGACGCTGGCCGCGGTCTCGCCTGAGATGGACGGCGACATCGCGGTCGGGCAACGGTATGTGTTTACGAGGGATGGGGGATGA
- a CDS encoding thiamine pyrophosphate-binding protein has translation MVERTGAMAVAEALADLGVRRMYGVSGNQVLALIDAADRVGIELVHMRHETAALYAAASAAATTGTIAVALTSAGPGFLAAMQGAAGAATVEAPVLYLAGASPVAQRGHGAFQEVDQARIAGAVCKGSFEIGRAEDARRVTMEAARLAQAGVPGPAHVAMPNDVLTARITGEEAALAIANVEAMQPGQRDALLAIAERLSRARRPAIVARPAATRGEAGTLLAEIAGRLGIAPIIADAPRGLGDPRYAELAANLPEADATLLVGAYDYLVRGALGTGGEFCVIDAPGEPEAPGAICQIQIPPAEALAFLAEYVTESLDREPGWATRWTVSPPPLAPPADDDLLHPLAVGWAIREAIRPDDVVVFDGGEYGQWVRLALRDLPNPMMTTAKIGGIGSGIPMAIGVQRELPAARVVAIVGDGSAGYHLSEMETAARLGLPIVVVVGNDARWGAEWHLQRDRYGAGREIATELADARYDIAAAGFGAAGYDIHYLGDLQAALARALRTELPVLINVHIRPERSPVTIQH, from the coding sequence ATGGTTGAGCGGACGGGCGCGATGGCGGTTGCCGAGGCGCTGGCCGATCTGGGCGTCCGGAGGATGTACGGGGTGTCCGGCAACCAGGTGCTAGCGCTGATCGACGCGGCCGACCGGGTCGGGATCGAGCTGGTCCATATGCGTCACGAGACGGCTGCGCTCTATGCGGCGGCAAGCGCGGCGGCAACGACCGGCACGATCGCGGTTGCGCTGACATCGGCAGGTCCGGGTTTTCTGGCGGCGATGCAGGGCGCAGCCGGCGCCGCGACGGTTGAAGCTCCGGTGCTGTATCTCGCTGGCGCGAGCCCGGTCGCTCAACGCGGCCACGGCGCATTCCAGGAGGTGGACCAGGCGCGGATTGCCGGGGCAGTCTGCAAGGGCTCGTTCGAGATTGGACGGGCGGAAGACGCTCGCCGAGTCACGATGGAGGCGGCGCGGCTGGCCCAGGCCGGAGTTCCCGGGCCGGCCCATGTGGCGATGCCGAACGATGTGCTGACGGCACGAATCACGGGTGAAGAGGCGGCGCTGGCGATAGCGAACGTCGAGGCCATGCAGCCCGGGCAGCGTGACGCGCTGCTGGCAATTGCCGAGCGACTCTCACGAGCGCGCCGGCCGGCGATAGTCGCGCGGCCAGCGGCAACACGCGGGGAGGCCGGCACGCTGCTGGCCGAGATTGCCGGGCGGCTGGGGATCGCGCCGATCATCGCCGACGCGCCGCGCGGACTGGGTGACCCGCGCTACGCCGAGCTGGCCGCCAACCTGCCGGAAGCCGATGCGACACTGCTGGTCGGAGCATATGACTATCTGGTTCGCGGCGCGCTCGGGACCGGCGGGGAGTTCTGCGTCATCGATGCGCCGGGCGAGCCGGAAGCGCCGGGCGCTATCTGCCAGATCCAGATACCTCCCGCGGAGGCACTCGCGTTCCTTGCGGAATATGTGACCGAGTCGCTCGATCGCGAGCCGGGGTGGGCGACGCGCTGGACGGTCTCGCCACCGCCGCTGGCGCCACCCGCGGACGACGACCTGCTGCATCCGCTGGCCGTCGGCTGGGCGATCCGCGAAGCGATCCGACCGGACGACGTCGTGGTTTTCGACGGCGGAGAGTACGGACAATGGGTGCGGCTCGCGCTGCGCGATCTGCCGAACCCGATGATGACGACGGCGAAAATCGGCGGGATCGGGAGCGGGATCCCGATGGCGATCGGCGTCCAGCGCGAACTGCCCGCGGCGCGAGTCGTCGCGATCGTCGGCGACGGATCCGCCGGCTACCACCTGAGCGAGATGGAGACGGCAGCACGGCTGGGACTGCCGATCGTCGTGGTCGTCGGCAACGACGCGCGCTGGGGCGCGGAATGGCATCTGCAACGCGACCGGTACGGCGCGGGACGCGAGATCGCGACGGAGTTGGCCGACGCGCGTTACGACATCGCCGCGGCCGGATTCGGAGCGGCAGGGTACGATATCCACTACCTGGGCGATCTCCAGGCGGCGCTTGCGCGGGCGCTACGGACGGAGCTGCCGGTGCTGATCAACGTGCATATCCGACCAGAACGCAGCCCGGTGACGATTCAGCACTAA
- a CDS encoding CoA transferase, with translation MAGALDGITVVDFSRILAGPYCTMLLADMGADVIKIERPGKGDDTRSWGPPWLGDQTGAYLSVNRNKRGIALDLKSEKGRQIALDLVRGADVVVENFRVGVMERLGLGYEDLRAVRPDLVYCSISAFGRSGPYALRPGYDLIAEALSGFMSVTGESEGDGMRAGVAIGDITAGMLATSTILAALRHRERTGEGQLVEVNLLDTMIGWLIGANLYYLITGENQPRTGNVDPLVAPKQVFQTADDPLIITAGNDRLFAALCQALGRPQLIDDPRFCANADRVANRPALTSLIETELARKPAAEWVELLIEAGVPVAPINTMAETFADPHVLARKMLVEVEHATLGEIRLPGVPMAFSATTAEVRTAPPVLGQHTREVLRERCKLTDAEIDGLAAAGAVQVWDPD, from the coding sequence ATGGCAGGCGCGCTGGATGGCATCACGGTCGTCGACTTCTCGCGGATTCTCGCCGGCCCGTACTGCACGATGCTGCTGGCCGACATGGGCGCGGACGTCATCAAGATTGAGCGGCCCGGCAAGGGCGACGACACGCGCTCCTGGGGGCCGCCCTGGCTGGGCGACCAGACCGGCGCGTACCTCTCGGTGAACCGCAATAAGCGTGGCATCGCGCTCGATCTGAAGAGCGAGAAGGGCCGCCAGATCGCGCTCGACCTCGTCCGCGGCGCGGACGTCGTTGTCGAGAACTTTCGCGTCGGTGTCATGGAGCGGCTCGGCCTCGGGTATGAGGATTTGCGCGCCGTCCGTCCCGATCTCGTCTACTGCTCGATCTCTGCGTTCGGCCGCTCCGGCCCCTACGCGTTGCGCCCTGGTTACGACCTGATTGCCGAGGCTCTGAGTGGATTCATGAGCGTCACCGGCGAGTCGGAAGGGGACGGGATGCGCGCTGGCGTCGCCATCGGCGACATCACGGCCGGCATGCTTGCCACCAGCACGATTCTCGCGGCGTTGCGCCACCGTGAGCGCACTGGCGAGGGACAGCTCGTCGAGGTCAATCTGCTCGATACGATGATCGGCTGGCTGATTGGCGCGAACCTCTACTACCTCATCACCGGGGAGAACCAGCCGCGCACTGGCAACGTCGACCCGCTGGTCGCGCCCAAGCAGGTGTTCCAGACGGCCGACGACCCACTGATCATCACCGCTGGAAACGACCGGCTTTTCGCGGCGCTCTGCCAGGCGCTCGGCCGGCCCCAGCTGATCGACGACCCGCGCTTCTGCGCCAACGCAGATCGTGTCGCCAACCGGCCGGCGCTCACGTCGCTGATCGAAACGGAGCTGGCGCGCAAGCCGGCCGCCGAGTGGGTTGAGCTGCTGATCGAGGCCGGCGTCCCGGTTGCGCCGATCAATACGATGGCTGAGACCTTCGCTGATCCGCACGTCCTCGCCCGGAAGATGCTCGTCGAGGTCGAGCACGCCACCCTCGGCGAGATCCGGCTGCCCGGCGTCCCGATGGCCTTCAGTGCCACGACCGCCGAGGTTCGCACCGCTCCGCCCGTCCTTGGCCAGCACACTCGCGAGGTCCTCCGCGAGCGCTGTAAGCTCACCGACGCCGAGATCGACGGCCTCGCCGCCGCTGGCGCTGTACAGGTCTGGGATCCCGACTGA
- a CDS encoding RDD family protein, which produces MSARSPMKPCPYCGKPIHAVALKCRYCGEWMPEGFADEPAPAPIPEKQPAAQPVVIAQLGQRGIAWFIDLIVITIIALVPASYFLPAGREPTVQEVTENGGVLAVMLAIYILYPWLMEARWGATVGKLVVGLRVVHLDGTLVRPLPALVRSLLRLVDGMFAGVVGALIIQLSPTRQRLGDRAARTLVVHKSAVVSRDALRQ; this is translated from the coding sequence ATGAGCGCCAGGTCGCCGATGAAGCCGTGTCCGTATTGCGGGAAGCCGATCCACGCGGTCGCGCTGAAGTGCCGCTACTGCGGCGAGTGGATGCCGGAGGGGTTTGCCGACGAGCCGGCCCCAGCGCCAATCCCTGAGAAGCAGCCGGCCGCCCAGCCCGTTGTCATCGCCCAGCTTGGCCAACGCGGCATCGCCTGGTTCATCGACCTCATCGTCATCACGATAATCGCGCTGGTTCCAGCGTCCTACTTTCTCCCCGCCGGACGCGAGCCGACCGTCCAGGAGGTCACCGAAAACGGCGGCGTCCTCGCCGTGATGCTCGCCATCTACATCCTCTACCCCTGGCTGATGGAGGCGCGTTGGGGCGCGACCGTCGGCAAGCTGGTCGTCGGGCTGCGCGTCGTTCATCTTGATGGCACGCTGGTGCGGCCGCTCCCCGCGCTCGTCCGCTCGCTTCTGCGACTCGTCGATGGCATGTTCGCGGGCGTCGTCGGCGCGCTCATCATCCAGCTCTCTCCCACCCGTCAGCGCCTCGGCGATCGCGCTGCCCGCACGCTCGTTGTCCACAAGAGCGCTGTTGTCTCGCGGGACGCGTTGCGTCAGTAG